The Humidesulfovibrio mexicanus DNA segment CGGAACGTGGGCGTCATCGGCGCCAAGGTGCAGACCGGCAGGCTCCAGGAGTACCTGGGCCTGGCGGCCGCCTTGGCCGTCGGCATTTTCGCCCTGGTCTGGTATCTTGCCTAAACCCCGCAACGAGACGGAGAGCGAGCCTTGGACTTCGGATACCCGGTTTTAACAAGTCTGATCGTGTTCCCGCTTGTGGCCGCGGCAGGGCTGTTCCTCATCAAGAGCCCGCAGGTGGCGCGCGCCTATACCCTCGGCGCGAGCATCCTGGAGCTCATATTGGGGCTGCCACTGCTTTCCTTCCAGTTCAACGCCGACTTCCAGTTCGTGGAAAAGGCGCACTGGGTGCCGCAATGGGGATTGGAATACGCCCTCGGCGTGGACGGCATCAGCTACCTCATGGTGCTGCTGACCCTGGCCATACTGCCGCTGTGCGTCATGTGCTCCTGGACCTACATCTCCAAACGCGTGAAGGAGTTCCACTTCTGCCTGTTGTTCATGACCAGCGCATGCGTTGGCGTGTTCGCGGCCCTGGACTTCGTGCTCTTCTACGTGTTCTGGGAGGCCATGCTCATCCCCATGTACCTGCTCATCGCGGTCTGGGGCGGCGACCAGCGCCGGTACGCATCGCTCAAGTTCTTCCTGTTCACGCTGGCGGGCAGCACGCTTTTGCTGGCCGCCATCGTGGCCTTCCGCATCACCGGGGGCACCTTCTCCATCCCCGAGCTGATGCAGGTGAACTTCAGCTTCCGCTTCCAGTACTGGGCGTTTTTGGCCATGGCGCTGGCGTTCGCCATCAAGGTGCCCATGTTCCCCTTCCATACCTGGCTGCCTGCCGCGCACGTGCAGGCGCCCAGCGCGGGCTCGGTGATCCTGGCCGCGGTGCTGCTCAAGATGGGCACGTACGGCTTCCTGCGCTTCTGCCTGCCGCTGACGCCCGAGGCCAGCGTGTACTTCGCCCCGCTGATGATCGCCGTGTCCATCGCCAGCATCCTCTACGGCGGGGCCATCGCGCTCGGCCAGTCGGACGTCAAGAAGCTGGTGGCCTACTCCTCGGTGGCGCACATGGGCTTCGTGACGCTGGGCATCTTCCTGTTCAACCTGCGCGGCGTCGAGGGCGCGCTCTTCCAGATGCTCAACCACGGCATCATCACCGGCGCGCTGTTCATGATGATCGGCGCGGTGTACGAACGCAGCCACAGCCGGGCCATTGCCGACAACATGGGCCTGGGCAAGTATCTGCCGGCCTTCATGGGCTTCTGGGGCCTGTACGCCCTGGCCAGCTTCGGCTTCCCCGGCACCAACGGCTTCGTGGGCGAAATGCTCGTCTTTGTGGCGGCCTTCCAGGAGAGCTACTACATCGGCGCGTTGCTGGTTCCCGGCGCGCTTCTGGGCGCGGCCTACATGTTCCGGGTGAGCCTTAAAATGGCCTGGGGGCGGCCCGGAACCGCCAAGGGCTGGCGCGACCTGAACAGCCGCGAGTGGACCTACCTGCTCATCCCGGCCGTGTTCGTGCTCTACATAGGCCTTGCGCCCAAGGTCTTCTTCAACATCATCGATCCCAGCGTGGAGAAGTTGGTGGGCGACCTCAAGGCGCGCACCAGCGCCACACAAACGGCCCAGGCGCAGCCCGCGCCCGCGGCGGTGGTTGCCGCAGCCGTGGAAACCCCCGCCGAACCGGTCAACAACTAGGGAGTGGTCGCCGTGGAGTTCAATCCCATCCTGATTGTCCCGGAGCTGTATCAGCTGCTGCTCATCGTGGCCCTGTTCTGCCAGAGCCTGGGGGACGGGTCCGATACCCCGCCCGCAGAGCGCTGGCTGCCGTTCTTCGCCGGGTTTGGCGTGTTTGTGAGCATCGTGTCTTGGGGAGCCGAGGGGCTCATCTTCGGCGGGGCCTACAAGCTCGACGCGCTGTCCCAGTTCTTCAAGGTGGCCATTGCGGCGGGCTTTTATGTCGCCGTGCTGAACGCCGCCCGCCAGCCCAGCCTTGAGGAACGCAAGCGTCCGGACTACTTCATGTTCCTTGGCATCTCGGCCTGGGGCTTGATGATCTTGTCCTCGGCGGTGGAGCTCATCACCATTTACATCGCCCTGGAGATCAGTTCCTACAGCCTGTACGCCGTCATCCCGTTGCGCAACAGCGGCGGCGTGGGCCACAAGGGCGCGGCCGAGGCCGGCATCAAGTACATCCTGTTCGGCGCGGTGGCCACGGCCATCGCCCTGTATGGCTTCTCCTACATCCTGGCCAGCCAGCACACCAGCTACATCGACCAGCTGGCCCAGCGCTCGTGGCACTGGTCCGGGCAGCCCATGGCCGTGGTGGGGCTCTCGCTCTTTTTGGGCGGCATGTTCTACAAGCTGGCGCTGTTCCCGTTCCACTTCTGGTGTCCGGACGTGTACCAGGGCTCCAGCAACGAGACCGCGGGCTTCGTGGCCACCCTGCCCAAGCTGGGCGCGGTGGTGGTGCTCATCCGCCTGGCCGCGCTCTTGAAGCCCGGCCTGGAGATCACCACCTTGCTGGCCGTGCTGGGCGCGCTGTCCATGACCTACGGCAACCTTTGCGCGCTTGCGCAGCGGGATCTGAAGCGTCTGCTCGGCTTCTCCTCCGTGGCCCACGCGGGGTACATGATGGTCGGGCTTGTTTCCGGAACGGCCATGGGCCTTTCGGCGACGGCGTTTTACGCCCTGGCCTATGTGGCCATGAACCTGCTCTGCTTCTGGGTCGTGTCCCGCGTGGCTTCCGATGGCCGCAACCTGACTCTTGACGACCTGAACGGTTTGTACAAGCGCGCCCCCGGGCTGGCCTTCGCCTTGGGCGTGGGCGCCTTCGCCCTGGTGGGCCTGCCGCCGACCATGGGCTTCATGGGCAAGTTCTTCCTCATCACCTCCGCCTGGGACCACGGCTACAACTGGCTGGTCATCACCCTTGTGCTGAACAGCGCCATCGCCATCTACTACTACTTGAGCCTGGTGCGTCACGCCTACACCCACGATGCTGGCGACGATGCGCCTGTTCCCGACAACAGCCCCTTCAGCGTCTGCGGGGCGGGCATCCTGGCCGCCGTGGTGCTGGTCTTCGGCCTGGTTCCCGGCGGGCTCTTCGACTTCGCCATCCGCGCGGGCAAGCAACTGTTGCCGTAGCCCTTCCCCGACAGCATCTGCACACACAGGGCCCGCGAAAGCGGGCCCTGTTTCGTTTGCGCGCCAGAGCGCAATGCGTGGAAGCGGGATCAGGGCCTGGAGCCTATGCGGTTTGGGGCCAGCGGGATGTGTGTGCGTTCACCGCTGCAACGCGTCGATTCGAGGCGGTCAGGTGGGCTGAATCGTGACGTGGGAAACCCCGCGGCGTGCTTCAGGGGCTTCCGGCTCCGGCGCAAGGAGCCCGCATTGCGAACGGGCCATCCTCCGACAGAATATCTGGCAGGGCGAGCATCCGGGGCGTTTGCCGTTGGAAGAGGCGGGGCGTTACGGCTTTCCTTTGGCTGGCGCGGTTCTACTGCAGGTGGAAGCGGATGGGCACCTCGACCACAAGAGCCGTTTCCATCTTTCCCTGTGGCAGCAGGTGCGGATCGACCTCGGCCATGGTTTGGACCGCCGCATCGCACAGCCAACGGTGCGGCGCTCCGTCCGTCCGGACGGAATATTCTGCAATGCGCCCGGCTTCGTCGATGCGCACGCGCATGGTCACCACGCCCTCGATGCCGGCCTTGCGCGCGGCGAAGGGATAGCGCTTGGCGCGTTCAATGCGGCCAATGAGGGCCGCGACCAGCTGGTCGCGCAGGGCCGCGGCGCGTTGGATTCCCGATGGATTGCCAAGGGGCGCTGGTGCGTTCGCCG contains these protein-coding regions:
- a CDS encoding complex I subunit 4 family protein is translated as MDFGYPVLTSLIVFPLVAAAGLFLIKSPQVARAYTLGASILELILGLPLLSFQFNADFQFVEKAHWVPQWGLEYALGVDGISYLMVLLTLAILPLCVMCSWTYISKRVKEFHFCLLFMTSACVGVFAALDFVLFYVFWEAMLIPMYLLIAVWGGDQRRYASLKFFLFTLAGSTLLLAAIVAFRITGGTFSIPELMQVNFSFRFQYWAFLAMALAFAIKVPMFPFHTWLPAAHVQAPSAGSVILAAVLLKMGTYGFLRFCLPLTPEASVYFAPLMIAVSIASILYGGAIALGQSDVKKLVAYSSVAHMGFVTLGIFLFNLRGVEGALFQMLNHGIITGALFMMIGAVYERSHSRAIADNMGLGKYLPAFMGFWGLYALASFGFPGTNGFVGEMLVFVAAFQESYYIGALLVPGALLGAAYMFRVSLKMAWGRPGTAKGWRDLNSREWTYLLIPAVFVLYIGLAPKVFFNIIDPSVEKLVGDLKARTSATQTAQAQPAPAAVVAAAVETPAEPVNN
- a CDS encoding NADH-quinone oxidoreductase subunit N — translated: MEFNPILIVPELYQLLLIVALFCQSLGDGSDTPPAERWLPFFAGFGVFVSIVSWGAEGLIFGGAYKLDALSQFFKVAIAAGFYVAVLNAARQPSLEERKRPDYFMFLGISAWGLMILSSAVELITIYIALEISSYSLYAVIPLRNSGGVGHKGAAEAGIKYILFGAVATAIALYGFSYILASQHTSYIDQLAQRSWHWSGQPMAVVGLSLFLGGMFYKLALFPFHFWCPDVYQGSSNETAGFVATLPKLGAVVVLIRLAALLKPGLEITTLLAVLGALSMTYGNLCALAQRDLKRLLGFSSVAHAGYMMVGLVSGTAMGLSATAFYALAYVAMNLLCFWVVSRVASDGRNLTLDDLNGLYKRAPGLAFALGVGAFALVGLPPTMGFMGKFFLITSAWDHGYNWLVITLVLNSAIAIYYYLSLVRHAYTHDAGDDAPVPDNSPFSVCGAGILAAVVLVFGLVPGGLFDFAIRAGKQLLP